The Oryza glaberrima chromosome 5, OglaRS2, whole genome shotgun sequence DNA segment AATACTCTCTGGAGGAACGATATGGTTGCATGTGAAGAATTTTATATCAGAAGGAGGTAAGTTTGGAAACAAGCGTAGCCTTGTTTCTTCTATAGGCTGGAGGGTACCACCAGCCAGAATAACAGCATATGCATCACATGTAATCTgcagaaggaaagaaaaattgATAAATCTATACATGCTATGTAGAATAAGGCATTATCCCCATGTCACATGCAAAGCAAGGTTACAGCACCTCCAAAAAGATTTTCTCTGCGCAAAGCATCACAAATTTAAGATAAGCATCTTCAGGTTGTCCACTGAACTTTTTCCTTGCAACTATGATTCTTCCATTATCATTGCAGTTTAATAGGGAGCGCAAAAAATCAGCCAATGTCTGAAAGCTTGCTATACTGCTTCCTTCATCATATTGCTGCTGGTGACTTAAATGATTCACACCATCTTGATTGATGTTCAATATGTTCGCATATCCACTTACCTGCAAATCAACAGTCAACTGATCTAGACACTGCATGGTGGAATGGACATGTGGTGCAAGAAATATTTCACCTTGTGAATTATATTGCTTTCCTTCACATACTGGCAAAGCTTTACTATATTTATGTTGTCGATATCAAGGGAGAACAAGAACTGGTTTATAGTCATAGAAGTCATAGTGCAGGCATCATCTTGGTTGCTTGTCAGAACTCGTAGAAATGACCGTGTTAAAACAGTCAATGTTTGGATGTACCGTCGATTTCCAGCTCCCAGAACACTCTGAAATCTATTGAGATATGCCTCCAGGTGGGAAAGAATTGCATTCAGCTTAATTCAACAAGAAAATAAGAATGTGAAACAAAGTTAGTTATAAAGTTGAAGGTCATGACAATTGAAACTTTCTTAACAGAACATCATGGTAGAATCCTACAACCCAATTAAAGATCAAAAGGAAGCCACCACCAAAGCTCATTTGAGAAGGAGCAATTTTCGTTGACATAATAATTactttattttaagaaaaaaaattcttagtGAAACATGAATCAGGAGAATATCTTTTTCATGATCTTATTGTGTGCCATGACACAACAGTGAAATCAAAGAGGAAGTCTAAGTACAGTTAAACCTCTGTATATGCTGAACATTCCAATATCTCTGTTTTAGAGTTAGGACAACATTATCAGATGTGCATTAAGGACACAAAATTATGAAGATATGTAGTAGGGATAATTAAACAAAAAGGTTGGGATAGAACAAACAGGTATAATAGTAGCAAAAAAGATGCAACACAATGCAATTGCTAACCAATCTAGATATCCAGGACAATATATCTGAGGCATATTGAGACGGAGATGTATACCTGAGAAGATGTGATCTTTGAGTTGTACATGCTAGTGAGGGAATCTGCTAAATTGTGAGCCTCATCTATTATGACAACGCTGTTCTTCAGATTAAGGCCAAGCGATTCTCTAGCAGACTTCAGCAATAAAGACTGGTAAGGAAGGACAACTAGGTCAGCTGTGCGGACCGTATCACGTGCACCGTAGTAGGGACATGTTCCAATCTTCTTTCCTAATTGCGCTAGATCCTCAATGTCCAATGCACCTTGCTCTGACACTTCACTTTTGAATTCTTTCTGAAGACCCCTCTTTCTTATCATTGGGCACCCACAAGAGGTCTTTGATTGGCACACCTTTCTGTTGTCACCCTCTACCTGCATATTCAAAGCCACTTGAATAGATAGTATTTATTGATTAACTGGTACTTGTAGCACACTGTTGGTATTTTAACCAATTACTCTTCTGCAAATGTAAGTATGATAACCCACTGCTTCAATATTGAAAAATCAGCATATTGTGCAGTATAAAAATAACTACAAGCACACCAGGTGTGATGTCCTATGGAATATACTTTGTGAATTTATAGCTCACGTTACTATGGAAGCACCAAGAAAcaaagttttgttttttcttttaggGAACCAAGAAACAAAGTTAAGTTAAATAGGGGGTCATCAAAGAAAGCAAGGTCAAGCGTAATGCTTAATGGAATGGATGAATGGATTAACGGTCATGTTTCCCGAGCTCCTAAACTGTGAattttgcaaaaactttctatatatggaTTTTTT contains these protein-coding regions:
- the LOC127774458 gene encoding uncharacterized protein LOC127774458 isoform X2 — protein: MPAPPPPPPRRDFPAFPFAPYPIQSEFMSFLYGALSSGPGALALLESPTGTGKTLSIICSALQWLVDHRDAAARGSTTAAAAGGGGEGDGDEPDWMRDFTPLPPEKPTAKKGRPPAAAARSKAPRRAAAGSEKPEGSEEAEDEEFLVEEYESDGEVGVRREAGKRPHRGGGSSSESEADGEEEEEEEVTPKVFFTSRTHSQLSQFVGELKKTEFGRQLRTVCLGSRKNLCINKDVLKLGSANRINERCLELQKSKKSSKTKVEGDNRKVCQSKTSCGCPMIRKRGLQKEFKSEVSEQGALDIEDLAQLGKKIGTCPYYGARDTVRTADLVVLPYQSLLLKSARESLGLNLKNSVVIIDEAHNLADSLTSMYNSKITSSQLNAILSHLEAYLNRFQSVLGAGNRRYIQTLTVLTRSFLRVLTSNQDDACTMTSMTINQFLFSLDIDNINIVKLCQYVKESNIIHKVSGYANILNINQDGVNHLSHQQQYDEGSSIASFQTLADFLRSLLNCNDNGRIIVARKKFSGQPEDAYLKFVMLCAEKIFLEITCDAYAVILAGGTLQPIEETRLRLFPNLPPSDIKFFTCNHIVPPESILPIAVTRGPSGKAFDFSYSSRSSHTM